The genomic region CCGGGGCTGATCTTTGCCAGCCGCTGGTTGCAGCTGCCCCTGTACCTGGGGCTGATCGTGGCCCAGGCGGTCTATGTGCAGCACTTCCTGCTGGAGCTGTAGCACCTGGTGGAGGCGGCCTTCGGCAACCAGCACGCGCTGCAGGCGCTGGTCGAGAGCATCGGCTACCGCTCGGACAAGCCGGTGACCTCGCTGGACGAGACGGTGATCATGCTGGTGGTGCTGGCGCTGATCGACGTGGTGATGATCTCGAACCTGCTGATCATGGTGATCGTGGGCGGCTTCGAGACCTTCGTGAGCCGGATGGACCTGCAGGGCCACCCCGACCAGCCGGAATGGCTGAGCCACGTCAACGCCTCGGTGCTGAAGGTGAAGCTGGCGATGTCGATCATCGGCATCAGCTCCATCCACCTGCTGAAGACCTTCATCAACGCCGACAACTACACCGACCGCACGCTGATTGCGCAGACGGCCATTCACCTGACCTTCCTGCTGTCGGCCATGGCCATTGCCTATACCGACAAGCTGATGTCGTCGGCGTACAAGCAGGACGGGCATCACTGAATCTCCCTTCGGGGGTCATTCGCGTCCCGTCTCTTTCCTTCCCGGCCGCCCAGGGGGCACCGCTGCCGATGGACGGCAGCGGCTCCCCGGGCGGCCTTTCCATGTCCCGACCGTTTTACGGACACCCGGCACGAACCGGGCGACCGGACGGAGCAGAGCATGTCATGGACTCATCGCTCCCACGCGGGGATGCCTGAGTCCATGACACGCACCAGGGATCCACTTCTCCCCTTCGGGGATTTTTCATCATGTCATCCAACCCTATTGAATCAGCGGCCGTACCGACGGCCAAACGTTTTCCTGCCTGGAAACCCCTGCTCTTTCTGGCCATTCTGTGCGTGGGCCTGTACTGGGTGAAGTGGGACCCGTACTACCACAAGGCCTTCGTGGCCATCGAGAAGCACGACATTGGCAAGTCGATTCTGGCCGACAGCTACGACAGCCCGTGGCAGGCGATGTGGCAGTACGCGCAGGTGTATTTTCTGGCGATCTGGAAGGCGGCGGTGCTGGGCATCGTGCTGGGTTCGCTGGTGCAGATTCTGCTGCCGCCGGACTGGATCGTGCGGTTTCTGGGGCGCTCGCGCCTGGGCAGCCATCTGGTGGCCACGCTGGCAGCGCTGCCGGGCATGATGTGCACCTGCTGTGCGGCCCCCGTCGCCGTGGGACTGTACCGGGCGCGGGCGTCGGCCAGCGCCAGCGTGACGTACTGGGTGGCCAACCCGGTGCTGAATCCGGCCACGCTGGTATTCATGTACTTCGTGCTGGGTGGTGGATTCACGCTGCTGCGGGTGGTGTTCGGGGTGGTGCTGGTGTTCGGCGCGGCCTGGCTGGTGGGACGGCTGGCGGAGCGTCGTGAGGTTTCCGGAGGCCGGGATACGGCCCTGCCGGGCGATACGACAGTTCGGGGCAGCGCAAACGGAGCCGCTGGCCTGGCCGCAGGTTCGGTGACTGAATCGAACGCTGCGCTGGATCGGACCGGCGCTACCGCCCTGCCCCGGGTGGCGGCAAACACGGGCGGCGTGTCGGTGAACACGACGCTGGCAGCGGCACAGGCGGCAGCAGATGCCGAGGCGCGCAAACCCTTCCTGCAACGCTGGCTGCCGGCGCTGTGGCAGCTGTTCCTGTCGACGGTGCCGGTGTATGTGATCACGGTGCTGGCGCTGAGTCTGGCCCGGGTGTGGCTGTTCCCGCATGTGGACGGGGCGCTGGGCGATGGTGTGCTGTGGATCGTCTTCTTTGCGGTGGTGGGAACGCTGTTCGTGATTCCGACGGCGGCCGAGATTCCCATCGTGCAGGGGATGCTGGCACTGGGGCTGGGCACCGGATCGGCCGGGGCGCTGCTGCTGACGCTGCCCTCGGTGAGCCTGCCGTCGCTGCTGATGATGCGTGACGTGCTGGGCACGCGGCTGCTGTGGACGGTGGCCGGCTGGGTGGCCCTGGTTGGTGTGCTGGCCGGGCTTGTTGCATACTGGGTCTGACGACGGGCCAGCGGTAACTGGCATGAGGAAAGATCGAGATGGACATCATCCTGAATGGTGAGACACACCGGACGGCGGCAGCCACGCTGGCCGAGCTGGTGACGGAACTGGGCTATGCGGGCAAGCGCATTGCCATCGAACGCAACGGCGAGATCGTGCCGAAGTCACAGCACGGCGCCACGGCGCTGGCAGCTGGCGACCGGCTGGAGATCGTGGTGGCGGTGGGGGGCGGCTAACGCAGTCGGGACATTATTATTCGCCGGTACGGGGCGCGTCCATGGCATTACGCGTCCCTGTGTCGGCCCCTGCCGTGTGCTGACGGGGCGCCGGGCAGCAGCATCCGCCGGCATGAGGGCATGCACCGGGCGCATGTCATGCATGGTCCGGGACATGCACGGGCGCCGGGGCGGGTACCATTCATGATCTGGATGGATCGGCCGATGCCGGCACGCCGTCATGGCCCTTGGACCATGGAAGTCCCTGACCCGCGGAAGCCCCTGGACCACGGAGAGCCCGGACTCGCGGAAAACCCATGATGCACCACGGGCGTCCGGTTCACCATCCCTCCCTCAAACACGCTTTGGAGAATCTGGCATGAACGACACGGTTGCCCCTGATCCCCTGGTCATCGGTTCCCGCACCTTTTCATCGCGGCTTCTGGTGGGTACCGGCAAGTATGTCGATTTCCAGCAGACGCGCGAGGCCATCGACGCCAGTGGCGCCGAGATCGTCACCGTGGCCATCCGGCGCACCAACATCGGCCAGCATGCCGGGCAGCCCAGCCTGCTGGACGCGGTGCCGCCCGACCGTTTCACCATCCTGCCCAACACGGCCGGCTGCTACACGGCCGAGGACGCCGTGCGCACGCTGCGGCTGGCCCGCGAGCTGCTGGACGGCCACACGCTGGTGAAGCTGGAGGTGCTGGGCAACGAGCAGAACCTGTTTCCGAACATGCCCGAGACACTGGCCGCGGCGCGCACGCTGGTCAAGGAAGGCTTCGAGGTGATGGTGTACTGCAGTGACGACCCCATCCAGGCGAAGATGCTGGAAGACATCGGCTGCGTGGCGATCATGCCGCTGGCCTCGCTGATCGGCTCGGGCATGGGCATTCTCAATCCCTGGAACCTGAAGCTGATCCTGGAACAGGCCCAGGTGCCGGTGATCGTCGATGCCGGCGTGGGCACGGCGTCGGACGCCACGGTGGCCATGGAACTGGGCTGCGCGGCGGTGCTGATGAACACGGCCATTGCCAAGGCGCAGGATCCCGTCATGATGGCGCGGGCGATGAAAGCCGGCGTGGAAGCGGGCCGCCTGGCCCGGCTGGCTGGCCGGATGCCGCGCAAGTATTATGCGGCCACGCCGTCTTCGCCCACGGAAGGACTGCTGCCCAGCGTGGCACGCTGAGCGCCCACCGCGGGGGCCTGCGGGCCCCCCTCCTTTCCGTGACCCTCCCTGCTTTCGCCATTCCCGCGCTTTGCACTCGCTGCGCCGTCGTCATCGATGAGTTCCCTGCCCACCGATCCCGCCACTGTTCCCTCTACCCCCCCTGCCACTCCTGACACCGACGCGCCGCACCGGCGCGGCATCCGCAGCTATGTGCTGCGCCGCTCGCACTTCTCGGCTGCCCAGCGCGATGCCTGGGAACGGCTGATGCCGGTGTTCGGCCTGCCCTACCGCGAGCAGGCCCTGGACTACCCGCAGGCGTTCGGCCGGCAGGCGCCCGTGGTGCTGGAAATCGGCTTCGGCATGGGCGACACCACGGCCGAGATTGCTGCCAACGCACCGGACATCGATTTCATCGCCATCGACGTGCACACGCCCGGCGTGGGGGCGCTCCTGAAGCTCATCGAGCAGAAGGAACTGTCCAACCTGCGGGTCATCGAGCATGACGCCCAGGAAGTGCTGCGGCAGATGATCGCCCCCGGGTCGCTGGCGGGCATCCATGTGTTCTTCCCTGATCCGTGGCCCAAGGCGCGGCACCACAAGCGCCGACTGATCCAGACGCCCTTCGTGCACGAGCTGGTGGCGGCGCTGCAGCCCGGCGGCTACCTGCACCTGGCCACCGACTGGCAGGATTATGCGGACCAGATGGAGGAGGTGCTGGCGGAGATTCCGGCGCTGGTGGCCGAGCCGGTGCGGCCGTTTGAAACAGCCTCCCTGCCCTGCCCGCGCCCATCCACCCGCTTCGAGCGGCGCGGCGAACGACTGGGGCACGGGATCACCGACCTGATCCGCTACAAGCAGGCGTGATGCGGCACGACCGGCCCATGCCCAGCACTCCCCACGCATCGTCCGCCCCTGCCTCGCAGCTGCCGCCCGTGCCACCGCTGCCCGACCTGAAGGGCCACCGCTTTGCCCTGACCGGGGCGGCCGGCTTTCTGGGGCGGCACGTCATCCGGCTGCTGCACCGCCAGGGAGCACGAATCATTGCGCTGCGCCGGGCCGAGAGCCGGCCACTGCCGGACGCAACGGTACAGGAAGCGATCATCGACCTGAATGATGAAGCCGCCTGCGCCCAGACGCTGCACGATCTGAGGCCGGACCACGTCATTCACCTGGCCGGCTATGCCAATACGGATCGCTCGGTGGCCTCGATTGTCCAGGCGCTGCAGGTGAACCTGGTGGGCAGCATCAATCTGGTGCTGGGGGCGATGGACCGGGTGCCTGATTGCCGCGTGGTGGTGGCGGGCTCGATGGAAGCGGCCAATCCGTGGCAGGGCCCGCTGGCGCTGGGGTCGCCCTACGGGATGAGCAAGGCGATGGTGGAGGTGCTGACCGGTAGCCTGAACCGGCTCTATGGCACCAATGTGCTGAACATGCGCATCGGCATGGCCTATGGCGAGGACGACCCGAACCACCGGCGGCTGGTGCCTTCGGTGATCCTGTCGCTCCTGCAGGGACATGCGCCGGCCATTGGCAATCCGGGCCGGCTGTGCGACTGGATCCACGCCGAGGACGTGGCCGAGGCGCTGATTCGCGGCGCCCTGCTGCCCCGAGCCGAACCGGCCAGCATCGATGTGGGCAACGGCCGGCTGGGCAGCATCGCGGACGTGGTGGCCATCATCCAGCGGCTGCTGGGTACCGAACTGCCGTTGCAGCCGGTGGAACGGCTGCAACGCAGCAACGAGCAGGCCCGGTGTGCCGACCTGCCGGCGATGACGGCGGCCCTGGGGGGCTGGCGTCCCCGCATCAGCCTGGAGGAAGGTCTGGCCCGCGCCGTGGCGGGCTACCGCCAGGAGCTGGCCGAGGCGCGGTGACGCCATGCCGGGCGGGACGGCGCCATGCCGCCCGCACCCGGAACCGGACGCCGCGCGCTCGCGCGGCGTTCAGGCATCAGCCCTTGAAGTAGGCTTCCAGATCGTCGCTGCCGCCGGCTGGCTCGCGCTCAGAGAAGAATGTTTGAGAGAAACCGGTCAGCAGCAGGCCAGAACCGGGCACGAACCTGTACGAACACTTCCCTGCCAGCAACAAGAGCCCCCAGACCCCGGGGGAATCAGTTATCTCGGACCTCAGATGGACCAAGACGCCCGGGAAATCAAACCATTTTCTGTACACTGGCGACACCTTGACAAACCTTGAAAGCACTACCTCTCTTTCAACCTGTACACGCGTCCGGCAGTAACTTTCTCTCCTCTCCCAACAAAGACATCGTCAACATCATCGTCAGCGACACGGCCCAATATATACTTTACAGCAGAATCATCCCCTTCATTCTTGCCAAGTCTATAGTACAAAAACAAAACGCCCCTTTCCTTCGCCAAAGAACTGAAAAACCCCATCCTCGACTCCGGTAATTCAACAGCCCCGTCCGAGGAACAGGAAAACCCATCCCCATAATCAATCCTAGTATAAACAAAATACCCAGCGAATTCGCCATGAAAAACAAATCTGAAATATCTGTCTTTCGTTACGAAATTCAATGGTGACTTGCTGCACAAAACACTTATGTACGACATCACTCTCCCCCAAAGGGCCTCATGACTTGAGGCCCAGAATATTATCAAAACAGATCAACGTGGCGACCCATACCAAACATGAGATCCGTTACGGGGATTTGGGTGAAAATGAGTATAACGAGCCCCAGAACCGGCATGGAACTCACGAATCCCATTTCGACCAGCAATACGGGAGGCAATTGCTCGGCTGGGGGCCCAAACATTCGTAGCACCACGCGCAATCATGGCCTGCGCAACGCGCTGTGTAACCCAACGCTGCACGATGAATCTTGATGCAGTCATGACCCCAATTGCGACCAAGGGCGCTACCGAACCCTCAGTCTTCTCCATCTCCTGAGTCGACAGCACGGCCAGCTGCATCGGCTTGCCCGAAGCCTCGAACATGCTGTTGATATCATCCTGACTGAAGGTACTGAGCTGGGGCGACAGGGGCGCAGTACTTACAGCGCTTTCACCGGCGTACGCCTGCGTGGAAACCATGCCGACAGCGGCCAGAACAAGGACCATGCGTTTGATCGTGCTCATATAGACTCCATGTGGTCGAACACAATAACAAGCCTCGAAAGACTCCCGAGGCGCCGATGACGGTGTTGCCTCACCGCCAATCCCTGGGGCTGGTACATGATGAAAATCACCATGTACCAGCCTGTTTTTTCCCCTGTCACTACCCATGACGTCAGGGAATGCTTCTGAAACTCAGTTGCTGCACCGCACCAACACTCTGCCGCCATGGTGCCCTGGAGAAATACGCTTCTGCCCTGCTCACATCCACCGATGCCGGCAGAACCGCCAGAAACTTGCCTGCCAGTTCGGGCTGATCCTTGCCATCACGGGTCTGCCACATGTCCAGAAACTGCGCGCGACTGTAGGTGCGATTCCCGAGGCTCGGATCGGCAAGCCACACCGTGTTGCCACTGATGCCACGCAGTACGCTGAAATGATCGTCCTTGCGTACCTTGATGTACACCACCACCGGCATCTTCAACCGGGCCAGTTGCTCCCAGCTGGCGGCAAATCCCTGTGCCCGAAAGCCAAACTTTGGCAGAGCGCGGGTCATGTCATCAAAGCTCGCCCGGGCATCGCCCTTGTCCATGGCCTTCAGCAACTGCTCCTCGGTCAGCTTCTGGCCGTAGAACCCGTTGAGCAACGTAGCCAACGATGCGGCACCACAGGAGTAATCCTGATCCTGCTTGACGATCTGCCGGTCACGCAAGGTTTTCCAGCTTTTTACCGGAATCTGCCCCTTCACCACTTCGCTGGAGAGAATGAAGGCTTCCGGTCCGGGTTCAGGCTGCTTGCGCTTCGGCAGTAACGGAATGGCCTGCTTCCGCCCTTCTTCCTGCTTCGGGCTTCCGCCGGCCTCTCGTTCCCCAGAAGCCGATGAGCCGTCTTCTGCCCAAACGTCCTGGCTTTGCCACGCTGCAAGGCTCACACTCAGACTGACGACCAGAAGCATTCTGTCTGCAGACATTCTCCCGCCCCTTTCACCATCAGAACGTATACAACCAGTTGACCCGCATCTCGGCTCCCTGCCCGCCGGACGCATTGGTCTTGAGCGTGACGTTGAGGGTATTACCCGTGGCAAACCCATATCCGAAACCAAGCTGCAGATCTGTAGCGGTCCGATTGATTCCCATTGCGGCACCATTGAAGCGCTCCGCTGTCTGGCGCGTCCATTGCATGCCGGTCGTGAGTGTGACCCGATCATTGACGGCAAAGCCCACGGAGGGCGTCAGTATCAGCAGGTTGCCGCCCCTGGCAGTATCGGCACCATCACGGTAGCTGCGGCTGAAGCGGTAGGCCCCCGTCAGTGAAAACACGACCGGATCCAGTGCCTTGTAGGTAGTGAAGCCCAGCATGGCCGACCTGAATGACTTGCTGGATGAGCGCAGGCGCTGGCTGAGGGCCACTTCGGCAAAGCCAAGAAAGGCTGGGTAATCATCCTCCTCGCGGAACTGGTGGTTGATCCCCGCCCAGGTGTCTGCAAAATGGTTCAGGCGGTTGCTGCTGCGCCCAGCCGCGTCCCGAACCCGTTCACTGTCGTGGAGGTAACTGGTACGCAGCAGCACCTCGGTTTTGCCGGTGATGCCATAACGCAGACCCAGTGTACCGACCAGTGTGTCGCGGTTGCTGGAGCGTTCGCCCACGGCGGTGGGCACCTGTACAAACGACGTCGGCCCGGTTTGTACGGAAATGGGCTCGCCGGTAGAGACGCCTGTCTGGTCCACATTGGCGTAGGCAAAGGACAGATCCAGCTTGAATCTGCCCTTGTCGGTAACGAGGTCCTCAACCGTCAGCGGCAACTCAGCAAACGCTGATGCAGCATGACAAGAAAGCATGAGCAAAAGGACAAAATGTTGGCCACGCACAACATCTCCTGCAAAAATAACCTGAATGAATCATATTTTCACAAGAAAAAACACATTGTCAATATGAAAATATAACTTGTTATTTATCAATTTATAATTTGGATTTTTATCAAATTAGCGGCATTTGACTCCAATCTCCGAATATCATGCTTTGCTCGTCCAGAGCACAGATTGAGGCACTGATCTGCCAGAGAGCGGCCCTGCCCCAAACGAAAACGGCTTCTGCAGGACGGAGCCCGCCCGCAGAAGCCGCATGGTCCTGGGGTTATGCCCCCACGGATTGGGGCAATTGTCCCCTGCAGCGCCAGCGTCAGCCCTGCACCTTGAAGTACGCCTCCAGATCGTCGCTGCCGCCGATGTGACGGCCACCGATGTAGACCTGCGGCACGGTGGTGCGACCGCTGATGGCGCGCACGGCCACGGTGCTGGCGTCACGGCCCAGCACGATCTCCTCGTAGGACAGGCCCTTTTCCTTCAGCAGGGCCTTGGCCTTGGCGCAGAAGGGGCAGCCCGGCTTGGTGAAGATGGCCACGGACGGCGGCTGCTGGTAGTTCGGGTCCAGGTACTTCAGCATGGTGTCGGCATCCGACACCTCGAACGGGTCACCCGGCTTGTCCGGCTCGATGAACATCTTCTTGACGGTGCCGTCCTCGACCAGCATCGAATAACGCCACGAGCGCTTGCCGAAGCCGAGGTCGTTCTTGTCCACCAGCATGCCCATGCCGGCGGTGAACTCACCGTTGCCATCGGGAATGACGCCGATGTTCTCGGCTTCCTGGTCGTCCTTCCAGGCGTTCATCACGAAGGTGTCGTTAACCGAGACGCACAGGATGCTGTCGATGCCCAGCTTCTTGAAGACCGGGGCCAGCTCGTTGTAGCGCGGCAGGTGGGAGGACGAGCAGGTGGGCGTGAAGGCGCCCGGCAGCGAGAACACCACCACGCGCTTGCCGGCAAACAGTTCGTCGGTGGAAA from Lautropia mirabilis harbors:
- a CDS encoding C39 family peptidase, with translation MLLVVSLSVSLAAWQSQDVWAEDGSSASGEREAGGSPKQEEGRKQAIPLLPKRKQPEPGPEAFILSSEVVKGQIPVKSWKTLRDRQIVKQDQDYSCGAASLATLLNGFYGQKLTEEQLLKAMDKGDARASFDDMTRALPKFGFRAQGFAASWEQLARLKMPVVVYIKVRKDDHFSVLRGISGNTVWLADPSLGNRTYSRAQFLDMWQTRDGKDQPELAGKFLAVLPASVDVSRAEAYFSRAPWRQSVGAVQQLSFRSIP
- a CDS encoding thiazole synthase, whose amino-acid sequence is MNDTVAPDPLVIGSRTFSSRLLVGTGKYVDFQQTREAIDASGAEIVTVAIRRTNIGQHAGQPSLLDAVPPDRFTILPNTAGCYTAEDAVRTLRLARELLDGHTLVKLEVLGNEQNLFPNMPETLAAARTLVKEGFEVMVYCSDDPIQAKMLEDIGCVAIMPLASLIGSGMGILNPWNLKLILEQAQVPVIVDAGVGTASDATVAMELGCAAVLMNTAIAKAQDPVMMARAMKAGVEAGRLARLAGRMPRKYYAATPSSPTEGLLPSVAR
- a CDS encoding permease, whose amino-acid sequence is MSSNPIESAAVPTAKRFPAWKPLLFLAILCVGLYWVKWDPYYHKAFVAIEKHDIGKSILADSYDSPWQAMWQYAQVYFLAIWKAAVLGIVLGSLVQILLPPDWIVRFLGRSRLGSHLVATLAALPGMMCTCCAAPVAVGLYRARASASASVTYWVANPVLNPATLVFMYFVLGGGFTLLRVVFGVVLVFGAAWLVGRLAERREVSGGRDTALPGDTTVRGSANGAAGLAAGSVTESNAALDRTGATALPRVAANTGGVSVNTTLAAAQAAADAEARKPFLQRWLPALWQLFLSTVPVYVITVLALSLARVWLFPHVDGALGDGVLWIVFFAVVGTLFVIPTAAEIPIVQGMLALGLGTGSAGALLLTLPSVSLPSLLMMRDVLGTRLLWTVAGWVALVGVLAGLVAYWV
- a CDS encoding glutathione peroxidase, with product MQLPNHEGRKVPAVVFHTRSGDAWVDVSTDELFAGKRVVVFSLPGAFTPTCSSSHLPRYNELAPVFKKLGIDSILCVSVNDTFVMNAWKDDQEAENIGVIPDGNGEFTAGMGMLVDKNDLGFGKRSWRYSMLVEDGTVKKMFIEPDKPGDPFEVSDADTMLKYLDPNYQQPPSVAIFTKPGCPFCAKAKALLKEKGLSYEEIVLGRDASTVAVRAISGRTTVPQVYIGGRHIGGSDDLEAYFKVQG
- the trmB gene encoding tRNA (guanosine(46)-N7)-methyltransferase TrmB, whose amino-acid sequence is MSSLPTDPATVPSTPPATPDTDAPHRRGIRSYVLRRSHFSAAQRDAWERLMPVFGLPYREQALDYPQAFGRQAPVVLEIGFGMGDTTAEIAANAPDIDFIAIDVHTPGVGALLKLIEQKELSNLRVIEHDAQEVLRQMIAPGSLAGIHVFFPDPWPKARHHKRRLIQTPFVHELVAALQPGGYLHLATDWQDYADQMEEVLAEIPALVAEPVRPFETASLPCPRPSTRFERRGERLGHGITDLIRYKQA
- the thiS gene encoding sulfur carrier protein ThiS — protein: MDIILNGETHRTAAATLAELVTELGYAGKRIAIERNGEIVPKSQHGATALAAGDRLEIVVAVGGG
- a CDS encoding NAD-dependent epimerase/dehydratase family protein — its product is MPSTPHASSAPASQLPPVPPLPDLKGHRFALTGAAGFLGRHVIRLLHRQGARIIALRRAESRPLPDATVQEAIIDLNDEAACAQTLHDLRPDHVIHLAGYANTDRSVASIVQALQVNLVGSINLVLGAMDRVPDCRVVVAGSMEAANPWQGPLALGSPYGMSKAMVEVLTGSLNRLYGTNVLNMRIGMAYGEDDPNHRRLVPSVILSLLQGHAPAIGNPGRLCDWIHAEDVAEALIRGALLPRAEPASIDVGNGRLGSIADVVAIIQRLLGTELPLQPVERLQRSNEQARCADLPAMTAALGGWRPRISLEEGLARAVAGYRQELAEAR